One window from the genome of Patescibacteria group bacterium encodes:
- a CDS encoding AAA family ATPase — MLLTPQVFKDLWARNQLAITLIGMSGMGKTYRSLQLASLGFLRLSSDDYVSAHLGSLPGTGTAGVAAWMGQPYESQHAVRSAQYLALEEESIRTFLTAHRTNTIIDTTGSFIYLSPRTIEHLKQQTLIVYLEANQSIKDRLFHIYTTDPKPVVWGDRFHRLPDESDREALRRCYPELLTYRSARYAAIADVTLPYSVARDEQSTGEIFLKEIQTRLA, encoded by the coding sequence ATGCTCCTCACTCCTCAGGTATTCAAAGACCTTTGGGCGCGCAATCAATTAGCGATCACCTTGATAGGGATGTCCGGTATGGGAAAAACGTACCGATCTCTCCAGTTGGCATCACTCGGATTTTTGCGCCTCTCTTCAGATGACTATGTGAGTGCGCACCTCGGCTCGCTCCCCGGTACAGGAACCGCGGGGGTTGCGGCATGGATGGGACAGCCCTATGAATCGCAACATGCCGTCCGCAGCGCCCAATATCTTGCCCTTGAAGAAGAATCAATTCGTACTTTTCTCACCGCACACAGGACGAATACTATCATCGATACCACCGGCAGTTTCATTTATCTCTCGCCCCGGACCATCGAACATCTTAAACAACAAACGCTTATTGTCTATCTTGAGGCGAATCAATCAATCAAAGATAGATTGTTTCACATCTATACTACCGACCCCAAACCTGTGGTATGGGGCGACCGCTTTCATAGGCTTCCGGACGAATCTGACCGCGAGGCTCTTAGACGCTGTTATCCTGAACTCTTGACGTACCGCTCCGCCCGCTATGCCGCCATCGCCGACGTCACGCTTCCCTATAGCGTTGCGCGCGATGAACAAAGCACGGGTGAAATTTTTCTAAAAGAAATCCAAACACGGCTCGCTTAG